Proteins encoded in a region of the Deltaproteobacteria bacterium genome:
- a CDS encoding thiamine pyrophosphate-binding protein translates to MADSSIKKSEKRWQSDVIVDMIKRYNIEYIALNPGASYRGLHDSLVNYGENDPPMILCQHEKIAVQIAHGYARVKGKPMIAIVHNLVGLLHAPMGVYYSYLDRAPVFIMGATGPLAEPKRRPFIDWIHTANVQGEAIRNFVKWDYQPSTVDGIPGAFARAYSVMMSARQGPVYQCYDAGLQEAELDHDVEMPPAGSAIVPTAPSPDPTALIKAADTLAGANRVAIIADFAARPPHGWSHIIEIAETLGASVWDVGSRLNFPTDHPLNLTSDFDGCYDGVDVVLTLDIADFEKPTHTRDIATRTVVSKVQANATWIDIGFTDIEISKWSMDYARPYYAQQRMTADPVTAVPQLTKLLKERIAKTAGLPEKIAKRAEAIGKRHAENRAKWAKQAQEHWDQKPMTVPRLALEVWDAIKSEDWVLTTGDLGTWGKKLWNFDRPYCHAGRELGTGTQIGLSLGVALANKGTGRLVVDLQPDGDLMFDAGALWIAAKYKLPMLVVMFNNRAYYNDWNHQLVLAKTRGTDPTRAHIGMDLFGPDPDFAGLARSMGWYAEGPIENPDDMKAALKRAIEQVKQGKPALIDSICDRRNHG, encoded by the coding sequence ATGGCAGATTCATCAATCAAGAAATCCGAAAAGCGTTGGCAGTCCGACGTCATCGTCGACATGATCAAGCGCTACAACATCGAGTACATCGCGCTCAATCCCGGCGCCAGCTATCGAGGCCTACACGACTCGCTGGTCAACTACGGCGAGAACGATCCGCCGATGATTTTGTGCCAACACGAAAAAATCGCCGTGCAGATCGCCCATGGTTACGCGCGGGTCAAAGGCAAACCGATGATCGCCATCGTGCACAATCTCGTCGGCCTGCTCCATGCGCCCATGGGAGTTTATTACTCCTATCTCGACCGCGCGCCGGTGTTCATCATGGGCGCCACCGGACCGCTTGCCGAACCCAAGCGCCGGCCGTTTATCGACTGGATCCATACTGCGAATGTGCAGGGCGAAGCGATCCGCAATTTCGTCAAATGGGATTATCAACCGTCCACCGTCGACGGCATCCCCGGCGCCTTCGCGCGCGCCTACTCGGTGATGATGAGCGCGCGCCAGGGACCGGTCTATCAGTGCTACGACGCCGGCCTGCAAGAAGCCGAGCTCGATCACGATGTCGAAATGCCGCCCGCCGGCAGCGCCATCGTGCCCACCGCACCGTCGCCCGATCCGACGGCGCTGATCAAAGCGGCCGACACTCTCGCCGGCGCCAATCGCGTCGCGATCATCGCCGACTTCGCCGCCCGCCCGCCGCACGGCTGGAGTCATATCATTGAGATCGCCGAAACCTTGGGGGCTTCTGTTTGGGACGTCGGTTCGCGGCTAAATTTCCCCACCGATCATCCATTGAATCTCACCTCCGACTTTGACGGCTGTTACGACGGCGTCGACGTCGTGCTCACGCTCGACATCGCCGACTTCGAAAAACCGACACACACGCGTGACATCGCCACGCGCACGGTGGTCAGCAAAGTTCAGGCGAACGCGACCTGGATTGATATCGGCTTCACCGACATCGAAATCAGCAAATGGTCGATGGACTACGCGCGTCCGTACTACGCGCAGCAACGCATGACCGCCGATCCGGTTACCGCCGTGCCCCAATTAACGAAATTGTTGAAGGAACGCATCGCCAAAACGGCTGGCCTGCCAGAAAAAATCGCCAAGCGCGCCGAAGCGATCGGCAAACGCCACGCCGAGAACCGCGCAAAATGGGCGAAACAAGCGCAGGAACATTGGGATCAAAAACCGATGACCGTGCCGCGCCTGGCGCTTGAAGTATGGGACGCCATCAAAAGCGAAGACTGGGTGCTCACCACCGGCGATCTCGGAACCTGGGGCAAGAAACTATGGAACTTCGATCGGCCCTATTGCCACGCCGGCCGCGAGTTGGGAACAGGAACGCAGATTGGATTATCGCTCGGCGTTGCGCTGGCGAACAAAGGTACCGGCCGGCTGGTCGTCGATCTCCAACCGGATGGCGATCTGATGTTCGACGCCGGCGCACTGTGGATCGCGGCAAAATATAAACTTCCCATGCTGGTCGTCATGTTCAACAACCGCGCTTATTACAACGACTGGAACCATCAATTGGTGCTCGCCAAAACCCGCGGTACCGATCCAACGCGCGCGCACATCGGCATGGATCTTTTCGGCCCCGATCCAGACTTCGCCGGGTTAGCTCGATCGATGGGCTGGTATGCCGAAGGGCCGATTGAAAACCCCGACGATATGAAAGCCGCGCTCAAGCGCGCCATCGAGCAAGTCAAACAAGGCAAGCCCGCACTCATCGACTCCATCTGCGACCGGCGCAATCACGGCTAA
- a CDS encoding Zeta toxin family protein codes for MSKVVSKNPLCIIIAGPNGAGKTTFAREFLPKDAAIVHFVNADLIAGGLSPLRPESANLAAGRLFLHELDRLAKMRENFAFESTLSGLTYVNRLKRWKSIGYRVEIVYLRLPSKSLALRRIASRVKQGGHNVPRADVVRRFDRSWLNFENVYRLLADHWTVYDNSHDKPRVLEQGP; via the coding sequence ATGAGCAAAGTAGTTTCCAAAAACCCTCTTTGCATCATCATCGCCGGCCCCAACGGGGCTGGGAAAACAACTTTTGCGAGAGAGTTTCTACCCAAAGACGCGGCCATCGTGCACTTCGTCAACGCAGACCTAATTGCCGGCGGACTTTCGCCGCTGCGGCCTGAATCGGCAAATCTTGCTGCCGGCCGTTTGTTTTTGCATGAACTCGATCGACTGGCGAAAATGCGCGAGAACTTCGCATTTGAAAGCACGCTGAGCGGACTTACCTACGTCAATCGTTTAAAACGATGGAAATCGATCGGCTATCGAGTTGAGATCGTATATCTGCGTCTACCATCCAAAAGTCTAGCCCTCCGCCGCATCGCCTCTCGCGTTAAACAGGGCGGCCACAACGTTCCGAGAGCCGATGTAGTTCGCCGCTTCGACCGCAGTTGGTTGAACTTCGAAAACGTGTATCGTCTTTTGGCCGACCATTGGACGGTGTATGATAATTCTCACGACAAACCCCGAGTCTTGGAGCAAGGTCCGTGA